The genomic interval AACCAAAATAGAATTGACCAAATACAAGCACAACATCTTAAAATTACTGAAGAAGGGAGTTCTGCTCTCAATTTAAACCAAATGCCTATTGTGGTTTATCAAGGTCTTTCCATACATGGTAACGAGCCTTCTGGTGCAAATGCAGGGCTAGTAGCAGCCTATTATTTAGCTGCCGCACAAGGAGAAAAGATAGATAGCCTTCTTAAAAATACTGTCATTCTCTTTGATCCCTCTTTTAATCCTGACGGACTACAACGCTTTGCTTATTGGGCAAATACTAATAAAAGTCAAATAATTAATCCTGACCCACAAGATCGTGAATTTGATGAGATATGGCCTGGAGGCAGAACAAATCATTACTGGTTTGATATGAACCGCGACTGGTTACCTGTGCAACTTCCTGAGTCTAGAGCTCGTATTGAAACTTTTCATAATTGGTATCCCAATATTTTGACAGACCATCATGAGATGGGAAGTAATAGTAGCTTCTTTTTTCAGCCAGGTATACAGTCACGTACACACCCACTTACCCCTGTTTTAAATCAAGAACTCACCAAGCAAATAGGTAACTATCACGCTGCAGCACTAGATAAAATAGGTAGCTTCTATTATACCGAAGAGAGCTTTGACGATTTTTACTACGGAAAGGGATCTACATTTCCAGATATAAATGGAGGAATTGGAATTCTTTTTGAACAAGGTAGTAGTCGCGGTCACGCGCAAGAAACAGACAATGGATTGTTAGAATTTAAATTTACAATACGTAACCAGTTTACCGCTATACTATCTACTCTAGAAGCAGCTCAAGGTATGAAAAGTGAGTTGCTTAATTACCAAAGAGATTTTTTCAATAACGCTCGAGGCGAAAATTTGAATGGCGCTTACGCTTTCGGTAGTGAGAAGGATGCTGGAACTTCATATCATCTTGCAGAAATTTTAAAACGTCATAAAATTAAAGTACATACAGTCGCAAATGATTTTAGCGAAAGTGGAATAAATTTTAAAAAAGGAATGAGTTATATCGTTCCTAAAAACCAGCGTCAAGGAAGGTTAATTAAAGCAATGTTTGAAAAGCGTACTGCCTTTACAGATAGTTTATTTTATGATATAAGTGCCTGGTCATTCCCACTCGCATTTGGAGTCGATTTTACAGAAAATGCAAGTCTTACAAATGCAGGTAGTGAGATTAAAAACTTACAACAAACTCAAACTCCAAAAGTGGTAAATAGTTCTTATGCTTATCTTATGGAATGGCATGATTACTATGCGCCTAAAGCTTTAAATGCAATTCTTAATAAAGGTCTTCGTGCAAAAGTGGCGATGCAGCAATTTACGTTAGAAAATATGAGTTATGATTATGGAACTATTATGATTCCTGTACAAAATCAAATATTAGATCGCGTAGAACTTCAAAATTTTATGAATGAGGTCTCTAATACTTCTCATGTAACTATAAGATCTGTAAGTACTGGACTAACGCAAGGTATTGATCTAGGGAGTAATCAATTTAGAGCACTAAAACCTTCTAAAGTAGCAGTAATTGTGGGAGAAGGAATTAATCCCTATGATGCTGGAGAGATATGGCACTTATTTGATACACGCTATAAAATGCGTATTACAAAATTAGACACCAAAGATCTAGGCCGTACAGATCTTACAAAATATACAGATATTATACTTCCTAATGTGTGGGGGAATGCCATCAATAAATCTAATATAAAAAAACTCAAAGATTGGACACGTGGTGGTGGAACCTTAATAGGCTATCGAAATGTTGCCAAATGGTTTGAAACTAATAAATTACTCGATATAAAATTTGTAAAAACAGAAAATCCTGCAAAAGGGGTGAGTTTTGAGCAACGTAGTGATTTTAATGGAGCACAAGTCATAGGTGGTGCTATTTTTGAAGCAAAGCAAGATAGATCACACCCTATAAACTTTGGTTATACTGGAGATCGTATATCACTTTTTAGAAACACGACTATCTTTATAGAAGCCGACTCTACAAGCTATAAAAACCCAATTAAGTATACAAAGAGTCCTTTACAATCTGGGTACATTTCAAAAATTAACCTTAAAGCAATTCCAGAAACGAGGCCGTTTGTTCATCAAAACTTAGGAAGGGGTGATGTAATTATATTTACTGATAATACGAATTTTAGAGCCTTTTGGTATGGTACTAATAAATTACTAATGAATGCTATCTTTTTTGGAGAAGAAATGTAGTAACATCAAAATAGTTCATTTTATTCTTTTAAGAGAAGGTATTCTAGGTGAATAGTATTAATCTATTCTTTACTACTCAACTATATACTTATAATGATGATGTGTATTGAGCAAAGTGTTGTCTTTTCCAAAAATCAAAAAGATTTAATGCCACTGTTAATTGGGATTATTGCTTTAGTAAAAGGTGGAACTAATTTGAGAAAGTCCCTTTTATTTATATACGGCATTAAAACTAAGGGGATTGTTACTAATTAATTTAAAAAGAGTAACTAGTTGAATGAAGAGAAATCATGGTTCTTATAACTTATTAATATTCTATTGAAAATTCTGAAGTTAGCAATGAGAGAAAGCACACCTTTAAAAACTCATGCTATGGAAGAAGAGCTAATCTCTTTAATAGTGTGTAAAAAATCCACAAACAGTAACATTTTTATCTACAAAAAAGTATAGAACAACTTTAGTGTTTTTTAACCTCTATGAGTATAATTTTGGTTATGATCGGAATAGCTATTTTAAATAGCAAATAATGCCCATTAAAAACTTTTTACAACTTCGAGTGCTTTTGGGATGTGCTGAGAAGCCGCCATACTGTTAAATTTCATTTGAATTACCCCATCCTTATCAATAACAAAGGTCTCCCTGCCTGGAATAAGACCTAGCAAGTTTCCTTTTACACCATATCTACGTCTTACTGAATTAGATTTATCTGCAAGTGTATCAAAGGGTAAGTGGTGCTTTTCGCGAAAGCGTTTATGACTTTCTACACTATCTGAGCTTATGCCGAATACTTTTGCACCTGCCTCTAAGAAATCTTGATATTGATCTCTAAAACTACACGCTTGTGCTGTACAACCAGGAGTAAAGTTTTTTGGATAAAAGTATATAATAAGTGGTGTGTTTCCTAAGTACTCACCAGCGTAGATGACCTCACCATTTTGGTTTTTTAATTTAAAAGCGGGTGCTTTGTCTCCTATTTTTAACCCCATAACTCTTACTCTCCTTTATAAATTACATAGTTGCGAGGAGTCTCATACAAAGTGATGGTAAGATCAAAACGTGTATTAAGTACTCTCCTAATCCTATCATAGATAACCACAGCAATGTTCTCTACGGTTGGATTGATTGCTTTAAACTCTTCTACTTCTAAGTTTAAGTTCTTATGGTCTAAATAATCCTCTACTTCTATTTTTATGATATCCTTTAATATTTTTAAATCTATAAGATACCCCGTCTCTTCGTCAATCTCACCTGTTACTCCAACAATAAGATCATAGTTGTGACCATGAAAATGAGGATTGCTGCACTTACCAAAAATTTCCGTGTTTTTTTGATCTGTCCAGTCTTTTCTATACAGCCTATGTGCTGCATTAAAATGAGCTTTTCGATTTGCAGTGATTCTCATTGTTGAATATAAGTATAGAATTTGTCAAAGATAATTTTAAACCAAGCTGTGTACTGTGATGGTTGATCTTTAATATCTTTTTTTACATCATCTAGAGACATCCATTTCCAAGAAGCAACTTCATCTGGATTTATTTGAGGTTCCTTATTAAATGTACCTACTAGAATATGATCTAGCTCATGTTCTGTAAGACCATTATCAAAAGGAGCTTTATAAATAAAAGAAGTCTTTTCCTCTAAAGAAACTGTAAAACCCATCTCTTCCTGTAATCTACGCATTCCAGCGTCAATATTTGACTCTCCGTCTCTTTGGTGACTGCAACAGGTGTTTGTCCAGAGTTCTGGACTATGATATTTATGGGCTGCACGCTGCTGTAGCATAAGCTCTTGTTTATCATTAAATATAAACACGGAAAAAGCTCTATGTAGTAGCGCTTTTTCATGAGCTTCCATTTTAGGCATGAGCCCAATTTTTGTATCGTTTTCATCAACTAAGATGACTAATTCTTCTTTCATAAGCCTTGTAAAAATACAAATAACAATAGAAAAGCACCTCTTAATAAGGTGCTCTTACTATAAAATTATTTTTGACTATTATGGCTCATCTACTACTATTATAAATTCACTACGCCTATTTAATTGATGTCTTGCTTCGCTACATAAAACATCATCCACACACTCATTCACTAACTGAGACTCGCCATAGCCCTTTCCATAGAGTCTTTTAGACTCGATTCCTTGGGATTTTAGCCATTGTATTGTAGCCTCATTACGCCATTGTGATAGCTTCATATTATAGCTGCTATCTCCCCTACTATCCGTATGTGATTTGATGTCAATTCTAACTGATGGATAAGCCTCCATGTAAGCTTGAACCTTTGCAAGCTCTAAAGCAGCATCTGGTCGTATAGTAGATTCATCAAAATCAAAATAAATAGGATTAAGATCTAAAACAAGTCCAATATCATCACCAGGT from Dokdonia sp. Hel_I_53 carries:
- a CDS encoding M14 family zinc carboxypeptidase, with amino-acid sequence MRFFVFITTLLVSYFNLHAQTGKVDLSYYLPEDVTYNSEIPTPDSILGFTPGEWHVSHDKLSEYMRVLAASSDRITIENRGSTFEGRPLLLLTITSPANQNRIDQIQAQHLKITEEGSSALNLNQMPIVVYQGLSIHGNEPSGANAGLVAAYYLAAAQGEKIDSLLKNTVILFDPSFNPDGLQRFAYWANTNKSQIINPDPQDREFDEIWPGGRTNHYWFDMNRDWLPVQLPESRARIETFHNWYPNILTDHHEMGSNSSFFFQPGIQSRTHPLTPVLNQELTKQIGNYHAAALDKIGSFYYTEESFDDFYYGKGSTFPDINGGIGILFEQGSSRGHAQETDNGLLEFKFTIRNQFTAILSTLEAAQGMKSELLNYQRDFFNNARGENLNGAYAFGSEKDAGTSYHLAEILKRHKIKVHTVANDFSESGINFKKGMSYIVPKNQRQGRLIKAMFEKRTAFTDSLFYDISAWSFPLAFGVDFTENASLTNAGSEIKNLQQTQTPKVVNSSYAYLMEWHDYYAPKALNAILNKGLRAKVAMQQFTLENMSYDYGTIMIPVQNQILDRVELQNFMNEVSNTSHVTIRSVSTGLTQGIDLGSNQFRALKPSKVAVIVGEGINPYDAGEIWHLFDTRYKMRITKLDTKDLGRTDLTKYTDIILPNVWGNAINKSNIKKLKDWTRGGGTLIGYRNVAKWFETNKLLDIKFVKTENPAKGVSFEQRSDFNGAQVIGGAIFEAKQDRSHPINFGYTGDRISLFRNTTIFIEADSTSYKNPIKYTKSPLQSGYISKINLKAIPETRPFVHQNLGRGDVIIFTDNTNFRAFWYGTNKLLMNAIFFGEEM
- a CDS encoding peroxiredoxin — protein: MGLKIGDKAPAFKLKNQNGEVIYAGEYLGNTPLIIYFYPKNFTPGCTAQACSFRDQYQDFLEAGAKVFGISSDSVESHKRFREKHHLPFDTLADKSNSVRRRYGVKGNLLGLIPGRETFVIDKDGVIQMKFNSMAASQHIPKALEVVKSF
- a CDS encoding 6-pyruvoyl trahydropterin synthase family protein, with the protein product MRITANRKAHFNAAHRLYRKDWTDQKNTEIFGKCSNPHFHGHNYDLIVGVTGEIDEETGYLIDLKILKDIIKIEVEDYLDHKNLNLEVEEFKAINPTVENIAVVIYDRIRRVLNTRFDLTITLYETPRNYVIYKGE
- the idi gene encoding isopentenyl-diphosphate Delta-isomerase → MKEELVILVDENDTKIGLMPKMEAHEKALLHRAFSVFIFNDKQELMLQQRAAHKYHSPELWTNTCCSHQRDGESNIDAGMRRLQEEMGFTVSLEEKTSFIYKAPFDNGLTEHELDHILVGTFNKEPQINPDEVASWKWMSLDDVKKDIKDQPSQYTAWFKIIFDKFYTYIQQ